From the genome of Solanum pennellii chromosome 6, SPENNV200:
CGTTATTATAAGAAATGTTATATACTATTCTTTCACTTCTAAAATAGTTGTCATATATGTctcatttatcaaaaaataattttatttatttattatattcaatatattttatatatatatatatatatgggtaaCTCATTATCCGGTTGAAGCGTTCTTAATAAAACGTAGATTATTATGTGCTGCTGCCATGTGTTGGAAAATGCGTCTACTTTGGTCATCATTTGAGGAGCTTTCAACTCTATAAATTCACACAACATTTCATCTATTCACAACACAAAAAGAAACAGTATAATAATTATGGCCAACCACGGTAATGACAACCTTTTTGGCAGTGGCCAAAATCAGGtataatcaataattaattaaactctTTTACATTGTTAATTACTAAAGATTAAACCTCTCTATTTTCATCAACGTTATTAAGCTACTCTTTTCTCCTAATTCTTTTTAGATGAGAAGAGATGCACCTTCTGATATCAATAATAACCAAAACAACCAAGGGTTCCTTCAagaggtaattaattaattactattgattttACGtagtttaagaatatttttgacTCTTTTTTTCGCGATAATTGAAGACGGGGAATCAAGTGAAGAACGTGGCACAAGGTGCAGCGGATATTGGAAAAGGAGCAGCTCAAGGTGCAGTGAGTGTGGCTCGTGGAGCTGCGTTGGGTGCTGCTAATATTGCTCAAGGTGCAGCTGATGCAGTTAAGAATACTGTTGGAGGAGCAAATAATGACAATGCAGCTACTGGTGGTATACCAAATTACCTTGATGAATACCCAAAACACAACCCAACTAATACCAAcatttaattcataattaatagtttcctctttatttttatttttcttttactagtACTATTTTTGTAGCCTATTATGAGGTGTTGTTTAGCACATACCCCACCATAGGCatgtcatcttttttttttttctatacaagtctattcaagaaaaaaatgtttgttgttcttgttattAAAATTGACAGCTAACACCTACCTACCATACCTGCTGTTTTAATTTCTTGGGTAGAAGAGTTtgttatacttatatttttgtGGATTTGGGTAATGAAATTTCATGTCAAAAGACGAGAATTGAAACAAAAGTATAATGAAAAAGAGGGAtggttttcttttttactttttatcaatttaaaaatcaaGTAGTAATAATTAGAggtgataaattatatatggtTAATTAAATATGAACGGAGGGGTATTCATGACTTGACATACGCTTGCAAAAGAAGGATCGAGTATTAATTATGTACCAATAAAGTATTAAAAAGGTGATTTGGTAGAGTATGTAAGGAGATTGCTTAATAATTAGCGatacttaaattaattatacattgataaattatttatgtgaattgtttggtttgatgaatgcattgaataaaaaaattaatttatagagaTAGCTTCCATTATTATGGTAGAAACGATATAATGAAAGATTTATGGGCAATTGCATCTTTAaatctttaattatgttaatgcATGTCATTATTTAAGGTTTAGTGCTATACAAGGCTAATGTGTGCATTATTTTTCCTAATAAACTGTCAAACGACCCGTAAATTGCTAATTATGAATCAAATCTACACAATTATTTTTGGACAAAGCATTTGCAGCAGATTGTGTTAAATAAATTCCAATGAAGTTGTATAAGGTAATTACAACTAATTTTCATCATTTCTgaagaaaaagatcatttttatgTGATCCAAATCTTAATACATCCTGTATTGATCGAAGCTGTTCGCTTTTTTCATACAGAACAAATGACAAGGGTTGGTTCGGGGAGGGGGTTATAAAGAACAAAGATCTCTGAGGTTGTCTACTAGTTGTTCTGGTTTGCATTtcataattttctaaattcCAATACACCATCTCATTGAATTCTGGCACTAAAGCCAGAACCATTACAGTAAATTTGCCTTGTACAAACTCGAAAATAACCAAAACTTGGCATCATATTAAGCACCAAAAGGGACCAGAATCAGTCACAACAAGGTGAGATAACAAAATAAACCCCTACTATACACTTCGCATAGGTAAGATCGCCTTGCTACTTCATTAGGATGCTTTTCTGCTCCGGCTACTTGAACCGGAAACACTTCTTAACTCGGTTGGACTGTACAAGTCTCTTTGACCCAATGAAGCACTACCTCGACGAGGAGAACTTGTATTTGGTTCCCCTCTTATAATCTCAGTTTCCAAAACTTTGGCTTCTTCACTTAGCATCTTTAGCTGTTCCAGCAAAAGCATATAAAACTATTCAGCCACTAAATCATGTAAAATATTACTCCTACAAGATGCCTAATTCGCGCCCAATCAGCTAATGTGTGAATGCAAGCTAATGGGAAGTACAATGGAATAGCCTTTAGTACAGATCTTTTACCCTTTCAGTAGACTTTTCCTTTAAATGGAAGGCCAACTAATTATGCAATACTGATCTCGTAAATACACAAAACTTTTGAGGATTACTTTGCCAAAGTTGTACTCAAGTCTTGAGCAACTCGAGGGACTTCCCTAACAAGTATAGGGGCACACAAAGTAAGGGTGGTTGAGGAGTTCTGACGAGATCCCAAGATAGTCCATGATATATATCACAAAACCAAAGCTAGCTAGACAAAAGAACTGGAAACATCTCAGGAATCGAAAACATTTGTACATGACGAGAGTCTAAATATCAACTCTAAGGTCTACTAATGCAATGGAAAGTAAAATCTGTAGAAagaagtacaattttttttgaggaTAGTAACACTCTGTAGAAAGAAGTACAATAGATGAAGATCGGAAGATAAATAAGCATTCATACCCGAACTTCATTCTCTCTTAACTGGTCCTGGAGGGAACTGATGGCGGGACTTAAGCTGCAATACAGAACAAATTGCTGATCAAAAATAGCACAACCACAAAGAAAAACTAAGTTCTAAAACAGACGTCAAAGAGTGAGCTCATTTACCAATACTCCATTAATTTGCACATAGAAGCCTGATATGTAGATGTGTGATGGATGAAAGTGAGCGGGTGCACTTTTGTTTCTCTGCAGAAAGACATCCCAAATTATTATAGCACTTAAAAAGCACATATATGCAAAACGAGCAATAAGCACACATTAAGTTCGACCACCTCATATTTGTTACAACAGCCTGATTATATGCAGTTCGTTCTTCTTCAAATAATACCCGTTGCAGATCCGTGAATGAATTCAAAGGTGCATCAAGATTGAAAATAGATGAGGATGGCAGAACAAGAAGAGGGATTTCCTTTCTGACATATTCTGCACCACTGTCACcaaccaaaaatatttatagattAAGCCAAGCATTTATCATGCTTCAGAAGGGTGGAATCAGTAATTTGAATAACATGCAAATAGCagaaaacatagaaattcaTTGAATCAAAGGGAGAAGTGAATTGAACAGCTTTGACTGTTTGACTATTCATTATAGACACCACTATAGACTAACAACATTTTCTCAACAAGAGAGACTTTATTAACAACAAAagcttctctttctttttttttttttgggtgcgGTGGGGGTTAAATAAACTTCAGTGTACAAGCAACTTCGCATTATCTTTAAATTGCAATAACTAAGAAAATTATAAGATAGactcaaaattaataaatactcTGAATCTGACACTTGCAGTTGCCCAAGATTCTGCAAAAACATGTCAGGTAGAAATTTTGTTCATCTAATTTTTTGCAGTTACCCACTTGCAGACCATCCTCTCTTCAATTGCATGTTTAAGCTAATGATCTATCTGACACTCTCCAGCAAAGCAACTTGTTAGGTTTCTAAAAAGAGCACATAAGATACTCAGACGTTCTAGTTCTTAAAAACCCACATTGCTCGAGGGTATACAATGTGGTTCTTTATATGATCTTGACAATTCTCACCTCATGAACTAGCTTTTGGATCGAATCATACTTGACGCCATTTTCTTAACATTATCTCAGAGCCAAACTTTTCCATGATTTTAGGTCGCCAATGTTGTCTGCATGTAAGGTTATCCAAACACCAGATGTCCAGTTCTAGGTGTGCAGGGTACGGGTTCGATTCCTCACAACTTCAACTAACTTTTGAAGTTCAGTGAGGTACTTTGTTAACAATTGTCATTGGTGCTGCTAATAATAAATGATGAGCTggtaaaaagtttttaaaaagaatCAGTGATCTACTTCACTGAAGGGTCTTGATACTTGGTTAAAGCAAAATCCTTTTTTTCTGATAGGTAAACAAATTTATTGGTGTAAATTGCAAAAAGAAGGTGTCAATATgcactttatcaaaaaaaagaaGGTGTCAATATGCACAACCATAAACTCACTCCTATTATAAGTGCATGCAGTTGAGGGAATCCATCAACCTATCTATGTCGTATGCCTTTAGCAATTTGCATCAAAAGGCCAAAAAGAAGacaaatatttgtatttgatcATGTGTGTTGGTTCTGTCTTTCTTTCAAACCACCCAaatttcttcattccaaatTAACCCGAAAGAGAAAAAGACATAGTAGTGGGGCTGGACAAGTATTGAACCATACACTTGCGACTTCCTTATCTAACTTCCTTCCAGACCAGCACCAATCTTCTCCATTTTCATGGCAAGCAGAAGTGAAGAACATGATTTTAAGAGATAAGATATCTTATTAAAGTAGAAGCGATGCCATATTAGTTCTTACCAGATTGATTTATGAAaccatatttttctttcaaaatgtGGTATAAACATCTAAGGTCCTCCATAACTCACCCCATAGAGAGAATTCCAGAATTGCTTTTTACGTAGTCAGAAAGAAACAGTTCAAATCATATTAAGTAATCAAATACATACTCAAATGTACCTCATCTCCAGATTCGATCGATGCATGGCTTCTTGCATACTTTCTGACATGTCCATTGGATCTACATCAATGACGGCATTACTAAGACTGTTGCCGTAAAGGTTTTCGCCAACTCTATTATCAACATTAGCAAAGAAATTGCCCAAGTCCGTCGATCTTGACCCACCCTAACCAATCAGTTAAGATTATCATGAGTTAAGAAGAAGTCCAAGGCTAAAAAGAGAGGAGTGAAAAAAGTTCTGATCCTCAATCATGAGTTTCGAAAAAACAGATTGGCACGACTATTTTCTCCAACTCAGCTATCAGTATTAGCAAGGGAATGCACCAAGTACATAGATCATCCCCATTCTAACCAATCCATCAACCaagttaataaaaaattactgAACCCAACCTACCTCACACCTTGTCCCCcaaaacattaaaagaaaaaagaatacaTAACCAGCAGAAGAGAAAGAATCATAATGCCCACAATGTTTCCCTTCACACTAATTTTTCTCGGGAGAAGTGTATGTTCTTACACTGCAGATCCACCAGCAGCTTCAAGTGCCAAAGGCAAGGTCATACAGCAACAAATTTGATCCATTGAAAAAATCAGTGTATAACTTTTAAAACCTGTTTGCGAAAACGGCTAGCAGCCTCTTGAATTCCAGTAAAACGCAATAACTACCATGCTTTAcaattaattgattttgaaatgGTAAGTAACTACTAACATTCTTTATTTAATTAGAAACCACTAAACATACCTTGGAAGCTAAAGCAGCAGCTCTTGAATCACCAGTATCTTGTTCAAGAATCTCAATTTTTGAACCAGCTCTAGATGTGTCTGCGGAACTTAAAGACGATTCAAGGTCTATTACAGAATTTTTATGTACAGGGGAAAGGGAAATAGGCCTCAACAACATGTGATTCTGCTGCTTTCCATCCAAGGACTGAAATGCAATAACTTGGATTCTCCCGACCTGAAATATTAGCAAATAGTTTGAAAGGAATTCACTGGCCAAGACATTATGCTTGTGGTGATCTACagtttttatatatgaaaaggTCAAGACATTATGCTGGTGCTGATCTACTTGATTACAAACAATCTTACACTACCTTCTGTGCATCTTCactaaaacatgaaaatatcaACCCAATAAACCCAGCATCCAGAAGTTGATACATGGCTTGAGTGCGGACATCTGCATGATTTACATAGCATGTTATGGTTTTCATGGACTGAGAAAAAGATAACTAGTGACACAGGTATTAAGCTGAAAAGAGAATAAACTATGGCCGGACTTAACCCAAAATAACCTCTACAAAACATGTAGTCATCTATATAAGTTGGTGAAGACCAAACTATCAATGAATCACAGAACTACAGTCAGACGAAACTTAGGAGAATGCAAAAGGATTTAAAATGACATTCCAGTGCACTGAGTAGGCGTTTGGacataaaaattgtgaaatttgaaaaaaaaaggtaatatttgttttcaagttgaaaatGGTATGGAAATTGGAAGTTCCTACTATAAGTGGGTTCCGGATTGGACCAAATTGGTTCTATTATACATAGTCCTACCCTGCATTTCAGTTTTCTATATAACCACCTATTCTGAAGAAAGTTAATGTTATCTTTGTTCAATTTAGGTCTTAGTCAAGGTTTTGTCTAATTTATAGGCCTTATTCAATGTTCCAAACTCATAGAAGAATGCTGATTTTTAGAGGAGCAGACAATTGCCCAACAGTCTATCGGCCAGACGGTTTATGAGAAGCCAATTCTGCATAAGGGAAAATTAAAAGTTAACCCAAACAAATCAATCACCAAATGAGTTGCTTTTGTGTTTTGGCACATATCTACTTAGCTCGCATATTGATTTTGAATGGTAAAATTTCTCCATCTAAACCTTCCAGTTCACCAGTAGACATAACCTAATTAATAGATGGATGATAAAACatttagaaaaagaaatcaaTTCCATGATGGGAAGGATGGAGGCAAAAATAGTCATACAAGCAAGCACAAAACTTTAGTTGTAGCAGAAAGTAAAAGTGGACATTACTgagaaagaaagagaacttggaattggaagaaaaaaaaatagacacacTCAGTGGAGATTGCAGGGATTTCATTTGTAGTCACTTCATTTGAACTGCGTAAGTATTGGATTATCAGGAGAGAAATAGAAACCTGGCCCCATCTGAGGATTACAAGTTTTGAAACCCTTCtgtataaaaacaaaaagactGGCAAAATACAACACTTCTGTATATATATGTGGCTAATTTGTGTTTCTAGTCTATAGTAAGGTTCAAGTATTAAACGTTGGTTTTACTTCATATTCTTTGATTGAATCACCTTTTTTTAAGTGCTAATCTAGCTTGATTTATGTCACATTTACCGCCAACgtgtttatatttattatgttgtatGCAACCCAAAGATCAAGTATTAcgttcaaaattcaaaattccaaGAACCGAAACAACTACTTTAATGGGTctagtacaaaaaaaaataccaacATTCACGCGGAAAGACCATCTTTGGTTACTCAAATGTAATGGGACTAAACTATTAAGCAGAAGGTGCTCATAGAGGCACTTAATACCTACCAACATGGGAAGGGAGCACTGTAATGTGGGGATGTGAATGGTACCAGCCAATCACTCTTGTTGTTCTTCCTGTTGCCAGGGTCATTCTGTGCTAAAAAAGTTAAAGTAACAAATCCAGCATACAATTTTCCGGACGAAACTGCATTATCACAACCACAATCCAATCATATACATTTGAATACATCAAGCAACGAACTCAACCAACAGGTTAAGTTGTATGAAACCATAGTTCAAACGGGAGCAACGATCTCTTCTCGCCAACTGCTATCAAAGCCAAGAAAGCCGTAGCATGTCATAAAATATGGATAAGTCAATCTCTACATATACTATTAGCGTGTCATGCACTCTGTCATTTTAAGAAAAAGGTTTGCACAGATAATCCTAAGGCATGACACCACAGAAGTTATTTGACATGTGCCCCAAATTCATcagaaagaaaagaagacaaCTTTTGCTGATAAATTTGACGTATTATTAGGAAGAAAACATTTGCGGAAACAAAGGAAGAAACCATTGCATGAAGTGTCATTCAAATTGCTTCATGTTATGAAGAAAAAGATTGAAGTTTATGAACACTAAAGTTGTTTCTCATTTGGCAGCAAATTTACCAAAAGCGATCATCGAAgcaattagaagaaaaaaattattttaaaaagaaattattttaccAGTCACTAATACTGCTCTATGTTGCAACTTTTAGAGGGGCAAGGGCAGTGAAAAAACATCACTAATTGTCACAGAGCAAAAAGGATATCTCAGCCTTGACTGATGCAGCAGTCAGCTGCTCAGGATTGGTCTCAACACGATCCTTCCTCCTGTCACAACGTGGCTGTGGCAGTGCTCCCCATATAAGTGCAGTCACACTACCATTTTTTGACTGCTGTGAATGGAAACAGCACAAATATTACTTTTGGACTTGGAAATGATTTAGTAGGAAAGCCATCATCAATAACATGTAAAAATCAAGGAAagaaatatatgattttattcttcttcttgatGAATAAGGAAACCTAAAACTGTATACAGAACATTTGGAAAGAAAACGTCTAAACTATAACATGACAAGCAAAAATCAGAGTATGTTACACACTACTGGGACACGTCATGCAAGGGCGAGATTAAATTTGGACCATCAATACACCTGCATATCTACCAAAATAGCTGGAGTTTTAAATATGACTTTGACTTACTAAGATATTTTCTTTCCTGATCAGTGAAGAAAACTCAATACATATTACATACTGAAAACATGACTATGATTGGTCTAGAGTTAAAGAGATAACAAAATCTAAGAAAACAGTAGAACTATTTCcgcaaaaattaattattcaccCCTGGACTATACACTTAAGGGTAGTTTAGTAGAGTGTATTAGCAAAAATTCCATGCATTAGCTATATTTATTAGTATTACCTTGTTTGGTACATTTTTTCATGcaaatataattaatgtttGCACTAGTTATACACTATTGTGTATTGAGAAGTGTATTACCAATACCATGGATTTTTAGGTATTAGTAATGCaaagaaatttaattcaatccatatttttttatacacaaaactaaacatgcaTAAAAATAGTCTATTTATAATTAATGCAAGATATTACGAAGCATAGATATTGCAAGTTTAGTCAAGACAAGATCTTGAGAATCTTTTCTCTCAAGGcaatatttaaaagtaaaagGACTGTAGTGCAATATCAAGACACACGTACACATAGAAGGCATAAATATGCATCAGCTTATAAGGCACAGCTCAGAACCTCTTCGCCTTTtcatagaataaaaatatgGCAGTTCAACACCACCACTACCGCCTAAATCAGCTCTGTTTATCAAACTGATCGTGTATTCATAATAATTACTCAGTTCCAAACTAGTTAATGTAGTAAGGACAGATATACAGATCCTCTATATCATTCCGCCCAACCCCAGTACTGGGCAACTCTTGTCAAACATTAATCATGATTataatttaaggaaaaagaaatccAACACTGACTAAAGTTACTACCTTTATGCAACAATATTAATCTCTCAAGGCAAAGAAGTTTgttttttctccaaaatctcTTTTTACCATTTCCAGATATGGCATCCAATCTTGAATTCCAGGAAATTTAACAGAAAGTACATTACGAATTTAGCAAACATCAATAATAGCTGAAACATAAGGAATGTCAAATCCAACAATAACACTTAAAGTACTGATTTTTTTAGCAATAATATCAAGTCCTCAAAGAAA
Proteins encoded in this window:
- the LOC107023805 gene encoding uncharacterized protein LOC107023805, which encodes MANHGNDNLFGSGQNQMRRDAPSDINNNQNNQGFLQETGNQVKNVAQGAADIGKGAAQGAVSVARGAALGAANIAQGAADAVKNTVGGANNDNAATGGIPNYLDEYPKHNPTNTNI
- the LOC107023804 gene encoding lys-63-specific deubiquitinase BRCC36-like isoform X1; its protein translation is MALTSVKMTEEVWLTCLSHALSTETEEIMGLLLGDTQQSKNGSVTALIWGALPQPRCDRRKDRVETNPEQLTAASVKAERMTLATGRTTRVIGWYHSHPHITVLPSHVDVRTQAMYQLLDAGFIGLIFSCFSEDAQKVGRIQVIAFQSLDGKQQNHMLLRPISLSPVHKNSVIDLESSLSSADTSRAGSKIEILEQDTGDSRAAALASKGGSRSTDLGNFFANVDNRVGENLYGNSLSNAVIDVDPMDMSESMQEAMHRSNLEMSGAEYVRKEIPLLVLPSSSIFNLDAPLNSFTDLQRVLFEEERTAYNQAVVTNMRETKVHPLTFIHHTSTYQASMCKLMEYCLSPAISSLQDQLRENEVRLKMLSEEAKVLETEIIRGEPNTSSPRRGSASLGQRDLYSPTELRSVSGSSSRSRKAS
- the LOC107023804 gene encoding lys-63-specific deubiquitinase BRCC36-like isoform X2; this encodes MALTSVKMTEEVWLTCLSHALSTETEEIMGLLLGDTQSKNGSVTALIWGALPQPRCDRRKDRVETNPEQLTAASVKAERMTLATGRTTRVIGWYHSHPHITVLPSHVDVRTQAMYQLLDAGFIGLIFSCFSEDAQKVGRIQVIAFQSLDGKQQNHMLLRPISLSPVHKNSVIDLESSLSSADTSRAGSKIEILEQDTGDSRAAALASKGGSRSTDLGNFFANVDNRVGENLYGNSLSNAVIDVDPMDMSESMQEAMHRSNLEMSGAEYVRKEIPLLVLPSSSIFNLDAPLNSFTDLQRVLFEEERTAYNQAVVTNMRETKVHPLTFIHHTSTYQASMCKLMEYCLSPAISSLQDQLRENEVRLKMLSEEAKVLETEIIRGEPNTSSPRRGSASLGQRDLYSPTELRSVSGSSSRSRKAS